One Candidatus Zixiibacteriota bacterium genomic window, TCGGTGCGACCGAGCAGGAAAATTGTCCCGACGGCGAATCCGGCCGTCGCCACGAACGTTGTCAGAGCATTCTCGGAAGTCATTTTCACCCGACCTGAGGCCAGGTCGGTCGTAAGCATGACCGCGAAGATAATCAGGACCGCTACTGCTCCGACATAAATCAGCACCTGCGCCGCCGCCAGGAATTCCGCATCCAGCATTACATAAATGCCGGCCACTGAAAACAGCGTCATTATCAAAAACAGCGCACAGTGAAATATATTCCTCAGACTGACCACCAGCAGGGCCGAGATCGTAATCACCGCGGCCAGAAGCCAGAAGACGATCGAGGGTTCGGAACCGGTCATTGCTCGTCTCCTTTGTTGGTCTCATCTTTTTTCTCATCACTTGCTGCAGGAGCTTCGGGTTTGGCTCCTTCAACCGGCTTGGGCGCCTCTTCAGCTTTCGCTTCAGCCGGTTTTCCGGCATCAGGCTTCGGTGCGGGTTTCTCGGCTGCGGCCGACTTTTTCTTGCGAGTATCCTCATAGGGGACATTGCGGCCGTACTTCTGGAGCTTCTTCATATCCCAAACGGTATCATTGATATCCGTCGTGGAGAACTCATACATCGTAGCCATTTTAATCGCACAGAAATTGCAGGCCTCTTCGCACATGCCGCAATAGCAACACAGCGCCGTCTCCACCACGAAACTATCGAGAACTTTTCTCTTATTCTCATCGCGGTGAGATTTAATCCGGATCGCACCGGTCGGACATGTGCGCATACACAGCTCGCAAGCCGTGCAGTTCAATTCACCGGTCTCTTTATCCGAAAGCAGCACGACCACACCACGCGAGCGTTCCGGTATGTCGTCTCTTTTTTCTTCCGGATACTGCACCGTTACGGCATGTCTGCACAGATACGGCCCGGTTATAGTGAGGCCCAAGATGAGGTTCTTAATATCTTTTAAAACACCCATATCGTTACATCCTGCCTCTACCAGTACCATCCGGCATATTTGAACCAGCCGGCAATCACGAGATTAGCGAAAGTAACCGGCACCAGGAACTTCCAGGCGAACTTCATGAGTTGGTCGACCCGAAGACGCGGATAGGTCCAGCGGAACAACATGAGCAACAGAACCATAATGAGCGTCTTCAGCAGGAACCAGAACCAACTCGGCAGGAACGGACCGTTCCAGCCACCCAGGAACAAGGTCGTGGTAATGGCTGAAACCGTGAACATATTAATGAACTCGGCCAGGAAGAACATTGCGAACTTCATACCGGAGTACTCAACGTTATAACCGGCGACCAACTCCTGTTCTGCCTCGGGAATATCGAACGGCGTGCGGTTGGACTCGGCCGCTCCCGCCACCAGATAAGTGGCAAAAGCGATAGGTCCAAACGGCAATTGGAAGATGTGCCAGTTCCAAATCCAGCCGGCTTGCGACTTGACGATATCCTGCATCGAAAGCGATCCGACGAACAGGACAACCACCAGCACCGAAACCGCCATGGGAACTTCGTAGGAAACCACCTGCGCTGCCGAACGCATACCGCCGAGCAACGCGTATTTATTGTGAGAACCCCAACCGGCCATCAGCAAACTGATAATGGTCAGAGTTGTAACCGCCATAATATAAAGGATGCCCACGTTCAGGTCGGCCACGATCAGACCGTCGCCGAACGGAATAACAACGTAAGCTAAAAACGCAGCGGTGAAACAAAGCACCGGCGCCCAGAAGAAAATCCCCTTATCGCGAATAGCTACCTGGATATCTTCCTTCTGGAGCAGCTTCAGCGCATCCATAACCGTCTGATACCAACCATGCCAGCCGGTCCGCATCGGACCGTACCGCTGCTGCAAGTGACCGGCGATTTTACGCTCCCACCAGACCAGGAAAAGAGCGATAAGCGCCAACAAACAGAACACACCTGTAGCCAGCAGAGTGTATACGACTATTTCCATCCAGGGGGATTTGAGTCCGATATCCTGCAGGAGGCCATAACACCATTGAAAGAGCGGCAGAAGTTCGCCGACCGCTAAAATCGGAGTGTTCATCGATCCACCTCCGGCAGAATAACGTCAAGAGTGGCAAAAATCGCCACTAAATCGGCAATCATGCAGTTGGCCCCGAACGCAGGCAACACCTGCAGGTTATTGTAAGAGCTGCCGCGCAGTTTTACTCGAAGCGGTTTGGGACCACCGTTGGAAATCAAATGGCAGCCCATCTCACCGCGCGCGGATTCAATGCGATTATAGCATTCTCCCGGTGCAGGCTTGAATTTGGGTGACACCTTGGCTTTGAATTCTCCCTCAGGAAGGCCGTCCAGCGCCTGTCGGATGATCTTTATGGAAACCCTAATCTCATCCAGACGCTGCATATATCGGTCGAAACAATCACCGCTCTTCTGAGTCGGCACCTTCCAGTCTAATTTATGGTAGATCGAGTAGGGATCGTCACGACGAACATCATAGTCAACCCCCGAAGCCCTCAGAACCGGACCGGAGGCTCCATAAGCGATAGCCGTCTCAGCCGGAAGAATACCAATTCCCTTGGTGCGCGCCAGCCAGATCGGGTTCTCGTTCAGAAGGCCCTCGTATTCGACCAGCTTGGCTTCAATAGTATCGAGCGCCTTACGACATCTCTGTTCGAAACCCGGCAGAATATCCTTCGAAACTCCGCCGATCCTTATATAATTGTAGGTCAGCCGTTGACCGCAGGTCTCTTCAAACAAATCGATGATCAGCTCGCGTTCACGCAGACCGTACAGGAATGGCGTATAAGCCCCGATATCCATCGCCGTAACACCGTAAAACAGCAGGTGCGAGGCGATTCGGTTCAGCTCGACCATGATGACCCGCAGGTACTCGGCCCGTTCCGGCACTTCTACTCCACCCAGCTTTTCGGCTGCCATGGAGAACACCTGATTGGTTGCCATGGACGTGACATACTCGAAACGGTCCATCAACGGCAGACATTGCACGTAAGTACGGTTTTCGCACACCTTCTCGATGGCGCGATGCAGGTAACCGATAACCGGTTCGATTTTCAGTACCCGCTCGCCGTCCATAGTCAGGACCATGCGACAAACGCCGTGGGTCGAGGGGTGGTGCGGCCCCATGTTGACCTGGAATTCTTCAGTACGAAGTCCCTGCATGGTCACACCTCCGGCAGCCGCACGAAATCCGGCCCGTCCCAGTCCTTACGCATCGGATGTCCCTGGTCCCATTCATCAGGCAACAGGAAACGGGTTAAATTACCGTGGTTCTTGAAGTTAATACCGTACAACTCCCACGCTTCCCGCTCGTGCCAGTTGGCTCCGGCCCAGATCTTTTGAACCGACTCCACCTCGGCCCCTTCGTAAGGAAGGCTCAGTTTGACATCCATCCGGTGCTTGAGACCAATTGAGGCCAGCGAATAAGCTACCTCAAAATGCTCGCCGGTGTCGACGCCGCTGAGATTGCAAAGGAAATCGAATTTCAGGGAGTTATCATCGTGAAGCTTCTGCATCACCTCCAGCAGATCATCCGGTTTGATTTCGAACCAGGGATCGAATTTACCGGTCTCCACAGGAGTCAGCTTGCCCTCGAAATGAGAGCCGATATATGCGACAAGTTCCTCTTTGGTCATCTTACTTTTCGTGCCAATCGGGCAACTTTTGCGATTTAATCTTTTTTTGCAGGGTCAGACATCCCTCGAGCAATGACTCGGGACGGGGCGGACAGCCGGGGATGTATACATCAACCGGGACTATGTGATCGATACCCTTCTCGACGGCATAACTGTCATAATAGAACGGGCCGCCCTTGACGGTGCATCCGCCCATGGCAATGACATAACGCGGCTCGGCCATCTGATCATACAGGCGACGCAACCGCGGGGCCATCTTTTTGGTAATCGTACCGGCGGCGATGATCAGGTCGGCCTGACGCGGAGTCGGGCGGAAAATCATCCCTAGCCGGTCGAAATCAAAACGTGAGGCGCCCGTGCACATCAATTCGATAGCACAACAAGCAGTACCGAACAACAGATACCATACCGACGCCGCCTGGGCGTTTTTAAGAACGCACTCCAGACTGGTGGCTACCATACCACCACCGGGGAATTTCTCGAGGTAATAGGGCACTTTTTTGACTACGCCCATTCCAGTGCTCCTTTTTTCCAGGCGTAGAACAGCCCGAACATCAGGATCAATATAAACAGAACCATTTCAACCAGGGCGTACAAGCCCAGTTGTCCGAACGCCACCGCCCAGGGGAACAAGAATACCGCTTCCACATCGAAAATGACAAAGATCAGTCCGAAGATGTAGAATCGGTTGTGAAACTTGATCCACGAACTCCCGATTGGCAACTCCGCACACTCATAATTCAGATTCTTCTCTGGGTATGGGTGGTTCGGGCGAAGCAACCTATTGAGGAAGAACGTTATCAGGACGATCCCGGCGCCGACGATAATAAAGATCAGAACGGCCAAATACTCCGACATCTCACATAGCCTCTCGCTGTCAATTCAGCAGTTTGTGACTGAATTCACAATTCTTGGGATTGCAAGAAACCGCTTATTCGATCAATGTCAAGGGATTTTTTCCCTCGTATTGAGACCATTTTAACAGGTCCCTTTCTGCTCCCCATTTATGCCGTCAAAAACAGGTCGAATTACCATAATCTTGGTCCCGATTAACGACCTGTTTATGATGCCTTACGTCTCTTTCGGTTCCTGACTCGGTGTCAGGTCAGGTTGCTTGCAACCTGAAACGGAAAACCACCCCTCGATAGTTTCGACATGAGTCAACCGGAACGTCTTTCCCGCGAAAGAAAGTGTTGAAAAAGCCATACGCCCGGACATTCTGACAAACGCAACCGTAATACGAGCGACACAAGGCTGCCCGCTATGCGAGGTCAGGACTCTTTAACGCTTAGCGATGGGGCTTGTCTCCGCCGCCGCAGAGGTTTTTCAACGCCCCCATACATACACAGGGGCCATTCAATTTGGAGGGATTCTCAATTACGAAGGTAATCAGGTCAGGCCCTTGGGGCCCATCAGTTCGGTAAAGGCTCGGAGAAGATCCTGATCGTAAGCCTCACGAAGAGAAAAAAGAATTTTCAGGCAGGGATACGTGTCCATAGCCTTCTGGTAAACACGTTCGGAGGTCATGGCATCGAACGAATCGGCAATGGCCACAATCCGTGAGAAAATGTGCATATCCTCGATACCGATAGCGTTTGGATAACCGCTGAAATCACCCCGTTCGTGGTGCTGCAACACCGGATAGTACGAGGCTGAAGTCAGTTCATCGGTTTCGGTCAGTAGTTCCAGCCCCCACTTGGGATGCTGTTTCATGATCTCGAACTCGTAAGGAGTCAGGGCGGATTTTTTATTCAGGATCCGGTCGGAGATTTTCGATTTGCCGATATCGTGCAGCAACGCTCCGGTACCGAGTTCATGAAGGAATTTCTTGTCCTTCATACCGAGTTGTTGGGCAAGGGCAATGGCGAAGGTGCAAACGTTGACCGAGTGCGTGTAAGTGTAATAATCGAACGAAGTCAGGGTTAACAAACTCAGGAATGCCTCACGTCCCTGAAGGATAAAGCCTACGGTGTTGCTTACGAGTTCCTTGGAACGGCGGATATTCTCTCCATAAGTAGGATTAGCCAGGACATCCTTGATCAGATTGGTCGAGGTCTCATAGAGAATTCCGGCTTTTTTCTCTTCATTGATTTCCGGATCGGCCAGGACCTTGTCCAGGTTGCGCTCGATATAGTGCTGGTAGTTGGTTTTTTTGTCGCCGGGGATAAACAGCCGGTCGACTTTGTTTTCGAGTAATTTCTGGCGTGTTCTTTCGGTAAAAGGCAAATTAGCCGACCGATAAAGGACCATCCGGCGGTCGAGCTTTATATACAAATCGAAATCAAGAACCGAGTCGACCCGGATACAATCAAGGTAGATCGGCATATATTCGACTTTAGTCTGTGTATTTACAGTCGGTGTTTCCATACCAAATAAAACAGGCTCCACAGGGTAGTCCGTTTATACCATTATCGGCGAAAAAACGCTACCATTAACAAGCAAAACCCTCCGGGTGTGGCTCCGGAGGGTTTTGTGCGCAGGAGGGAAGTGTATGGACAGTGTAAAGCGTCAAGATCCGTAATTTTTAATCATACCCAGAACGGAATGCAGCGAACTGGTTATGTTGGTCAGTATCTTGGAATAACGCTTAAGCAGTTCCGAATACTGCCAGCGCATCTGGAAAGCTTTCTCCGGGAAATCGAACAGTTCCAGCAGCGTGACTTTATAGATCTCATCGATATAGCGGATGATGTAGTAAGGATACTCCGGGATATTGGGATCATCGACCTCTCCCCGGCTGATTCGGTCACGATAGACCTCAATCTTTTCAAGCATGACCGTACCGAAACACCACGGGGTCATAATCACCCCCAGATTGGCGCCGTCGGTGTAGAAACGCCGGATAGTCTTAAGAAGCAGATCGACAATGACGCCCCGGGCGCGATAATAAGCCAGTGTCTCGACAGACTTGGGATTGCAAATCTTGATCTTCTCATCCAGGGCTGTACGCTCTTCCGAGGCGCGATTATAAGTAGCCTCTAAAAACTGATAGAAATCTTCGAAATAGACTTTCGTATTCTCCGACAGAGACATGACAAAGAACCCGTTGTCGTCTTTGCGCACCCGCGGCTCCTGGGTGGTGGCCAGTCTCTCGTTTGAGAATCCTCTTTTGAACTTACCTTCTAACATCACTTCCTCCGTGCGTTGTTGTCTGCCCCCCTTTGAGCACAGGCCGTGCCGTTTTATCCCGAGAGCCGCAAGAACGCATGAAGCACCGGTTAACTTGTTGTGGGACTTATGCATTCGTAGTATGGGAAAACTCCCACAGGGGCTGCCAACAAACGAAAACAATAAGGCAGGCGATTGCGCAGGTCTGACGAATCGTTCACATGTCTGTAAGAGACTGCAACGATTTCCATGATCAGGCATGTTGGTCAAAAAGCGGTCAAAATCAACGCTCAGCCGTTATAGAAGTCGATTCTTCGAAAGAACATTTCGAGAGAGTCCGATAAATTTAATGTCTTTCGTTGACTGTTAATTTCAAACGTTCTGGAGGAACGAACAATGCGTGACCAGTTCAGGCGCAACGGCCGGCCACGTGAAAAGTGGGGTAAGAAATCGAACAAGTCGGAGCAACCATACCAGGACCCTCAGCAGAATCGATATAAACGGCTCAAGAAGAAATCAATGATCCGCGATTTGGAGGAGCATGAATCCTGGGAACTTCAGGAAGTCTGAACGCTCCCGTTGAACGATTGCCGACATTTCTGACGCCCGCACCGGTCGCGGGCGTTTTTCATTGGTGTCGACCGATAGTTTACTACTTGCGTTGATTGAGAATCGATCCGTTTTTAGGGGAGTCGGACCAGACTATAGTGACAGTTTCCGGTCCGGTTTGAAGTGGCTAACGATAACGACTCGGAGGCGATAAATGTTGAGAACAGCTTTGGTTGCTTTAGCAATACTACTTCTGGTGAGCGGCTTGGCGGCTCAGGACACCACTCTGACGGCACCGCCGGCGGACCTGCTCGATTCGATTCTGACGGTTGTCGGTTTTTCACGAAGTGATCTGGGCTATCGCCCGGCCGGATATTGGACTCGTTTTCCGCTCGACGTGCCGTACAAGCTGACCTCGTTCGAGGCGCTTTATGCCGAACCGCTCAAGCTGTACGACTACGCGGCGGTGATGGCCAACAACGTTGAGACCTATCTGGCACCTATCCCGGTCGATACAACCGGGGAGAATCTTTATCGTCTTGTTTACAGTCTCGGGGTCGATCGGAAATTAGGCGGATTCCGTTCGTATTCCGCCAACCTGGTATCGGCTCCGGACGGCAAAACCCCGTTAGCTTCGGCTGTAGATCGACTTTATTGGCTGGCTGACGAGCCGACCGATATTTCGAGCTTTGGAGAAAAATCAGGTTGGCCGCCGCATCGGATGGACAGCCTGGAGATTCTTCCGCTAATGCCGGACACTGTCCGCAGCATCCTGGCGAAAGTTGTGGCCAATCTGGCCGAGGCGATCCGCTGGCGCAATCGTGCTTTTCGCAACTGTGATCGAGACGCCATGCTGAAAGCGATGGCCCTGCGCGACCTGGCCGAAACCCAGGGGGACGGTCAAGTTTACCACCCGGAACTGGATGATATCGCGGCGACGATCGACTGGCCTTCGCTGCATTACGCAGCTCTTAAAACCGCCGCTGTGGCCGGATGGGCGGAGGTGGAATTAGGCCGTATCAACACCGCTTTACCGGAGAGAATGATTTATGCCCTGCCGACGCCGTACGGTCGGATAATTGTGGTAACCCCGGGACATCGCGGAGTTCTCCCGATAAATTGCGACAATACCCTGCTGGTGGTAGACTTTGGCCAGGACATTCATTATACCGGAGCGGTTGCAGCCAATCATAATCTGCTCAATCCGGTGTCGGTGTTGATTGATATGGGCGGTAACGATGTTTACGGGACCGAGAACGAACACAATGAGCCGATTGCCGGGGTCGGTTTACTCGGAGTCGGGCTGTTGCTGGACCATCAGGGTGACGATGAGTACCACGGCTCGGTTTTTGCCGAGGGAACCGGCCTGTTCGGAGTCGGCGTATTATATGACCGGCAGGGTGACGACCTCTACAAGGCCGAAGTGAGCGCTCAGGGTTGCGGTTATTT contains:
- a CDS encoding NADH-quinone oxidoreductase subunit D, which encodes MQGLRTEEFQVNMGPHHPSTHGVCRMVLTMDGERVLKIEPVIGYLHRAIEKVCENRTYVQCLPLMDRFEYVTSMATNQVFSMAAEKLGGVEVPERAEYLRVIMVELNRIASHLLFYGVTAMDIGAYTPFLYGLRERELIIDLFEETCGQRLTYNYIRIGGVSKDILPGFEQRCRKALDTIEAKLVEYEGLLNENPIWLARTKGIGILPAETAIAYGASGPVLRASGVDYDVRRDDPYSIYHKLDWKVPTQKSGDCFDRYMQRLDEIRVSIKIIRQALDGLPEGEFKAKVSPKFKPAPGECYNRIESARGEMGCHLISNGGPKPLRVKLRGSSYNNLQVLPAFGANCMIADLVAIFATLDVILPEVDR
- a CDS encoding NADH-quinone oxidoreductase subunit C gives rise to the protein MTKEELVAYIGSHFEGKLTPVETGKFDPWFEIKPDDLLEVMQKLHDDNSLKFDFLCNLSGVDTGEHFEVAYSLASIGLKHRMDVKLSLPYEGAEVESVQKIWAGANWHEREAWELYGINFKNHGNLTRFLLPDEWDQGHPMRKDWDGPDFVRLPEV
- the nuoH gene encoding NADH-quinone oxidoreductase subunit NuoH, translating into MNTPILAVGELLPLFQWCYGLLQDIGLKSPWMEIVVYTLLATGVFCLLALIALFLVWWERKIAGHLQQRYGPMRTGWHGWYQTVMDALKLLQKEDIQVAIRDKGIFFWAPVLCFTAAFLAYVVIPFGDGLIVADLNVGILYIMAVTTLTIISLLMAGWGSHNKYALLGGMRSAAQVVSYEVPMAVSVLVVVLFVGSLSMQDIVKSQAGWIWNWHIFQLPFGPIAFATYLVAGAAESNRTPFDIPEAEQELVAGYNVEYSGMKFAMFFLAEFINMFTVSAITTTLFLGGWNGPFLPSWFWFLLKTLIMVLLLMLFRWTYPRLRVDQLMKFAWKFLVPVTFANLVIAGWFKYAGWYW
- a CDS encoding HD domain-containing protein, with the protein product METPTVNTQTKVEYMPIYLDCIRVDSVLDFDLYIKLDRRMVLYRSANLPFTERTRQKLLENKVDRLFIPGDKKTNYQHYIERNLDKVLADPEINEEKKAGILYETSTNLIKDVLANPTYGENIRRSKELVSNTVGFILQGREAFLSLLTLTSFDYYTYTHSVNVCTFAIALAQQLGMKDKKFLHELGTGALLHDIGKSKISDRILNKKSALTPYEFEIMKQHPKWGLELLTETDELTSASYYPVLQHHERGDFSGYPNAIGIEDMHIFSRIVAIADSFDAMTSERVYQKAMDTYPCLKILFSLREAYDQDLLRAFTELMGPKGLT
- the ndhC gene encoding NADH-quinone oxidoreductase subunit A; the protein is MSEYLAVLIFIIVGAGIVLITFFLNRLLRPNHPYPEKNLNYECAELPIGSSWIKFHNRFYIFGLIFVIFDVEAVFLFPWAVAFGQLGLYALVEMVLFILILMFGLFYAWKKGALEWA
- a CDS encoding NADH-quinone oxidoreductase subunit B family protein → MGVVKKVPYYLEKFPGGGMVATSLECVLKNAQAASVWYLLFGTACCAIELMCTGASRFDFDRLGMIFRPTPRQADLIIAAGTITKKMAPRLRRLYDQMAEPRYVIAMGGCTVKGGPFYYDSYAVEKGIDHIVPVDVYIPGCPPRPESLLEGCLTLQKKIKSQKLPDWHEK
- a CDS encoding 4Fe-4S binding protein, with protein sequence MGVLKDIKNLILGLTITGPYLCRHAVTVQYPEEKRDDIPERSRGVVVLLSDKETGELNCTACELCMRTCPTGAIRIKSHRDENKRKVLDSFVVETALCCYCGMCEEACNFCAIKMATMYEFSTTDINDTVWDMKKLQKYGRNVPYEDTRKKKSAAAEKPAPKPDAGKPAEAKAEEAPKPVEGAKPEAPAASDEKKDETNKGDEQ
- a CDS encoding NADH-quinone oxidoreductase subunit J; protein product: MTGSEPSIVFWLLAAVITISALLVVSLRNIFHCALFLIMTLFSVAGIYVMLDAEFLAAAQVLIYVGAVAVLIIFAVMLTTDLASGRVKMTSENALTTFVATAGFAVGTIFLLGRTDVWDYASKALPENNIAMIGKYLMTQFMLPFEVVSVLLLAALIGAIVLARKERS